A genome region from Brassica oleracea var. oleracea cultivar TO1000 chromosome C2, BOL, whole genome shotgun sequence includes the following:
- the LOC106327891 gene encoding calcium-dependent protein kinase 12-like, translated as MASESRTRWVLPYRTKNLKDDYLLGRVLGQGQFGTTFLCSHKETGQKLACKSIPKRTLLCQEDCDQVLREIQIMHHLSEYANVVRIHSTYEDDTSVHLVMELCEGGELFYRIAEKGHYSERDAAKVIKTIVSVVEACHSLGVMHRDLKPENFLFSSSDEDSSLKSTDFGVSVFCEPDTTFSELVGSAYYVAPEVLLKHYGRECDVWSAGVILYVLLCGFAPFDAGTDNGIFREILQGKLDFETDPWPSISESAKDLIKKMLESDPKKRLTAHQVLCHPWIVDDTVAPDKPLDFAVVSRLKRFSAMNKLKKMALRVVAERLSEEEIGGLKELFKMIDTDNSGTITFEELKDCIRRVGSELVESEIQELLHAADVDESGTIDYGEFLAATIHLNKLEREENLVAAFSFFDKDSSGCITLEELQQAWKQFGIKDSNLDEMIKDIDRDDDGLINYGEFVAMMRKGNGNVGISRRTMRNTLNFENFLPE; from the exons ATGGCCAGCGAGTCAAGAACCAGATGGGTTCTACCTTACCGGACCAAGAACTTGAAAGACGATTACTTACTTGGTCGTGTGCTCGGACAAGGACAGTTTGGAACCACTTTCCTCTGTTCACATAAGGAGACAGGTCAAAAGCTTGCCTGCAAATCCATACCCAAAAGGACGCTCCTTTGCCAAGAAGATTGTGACCAGGTTTTGAGGGAGATCCAAATAATGCATCACTTGTCCGAATACGCCAACGTTGTCCGGATACACAGCACGTACGAGGATGATACTAGCGTGCACCTTGTGATGGAGCTTTGCGAAGGTGGTGAGTTGTTTTATAGAATCGCGGAGAAAGGTCATTACAGTGAGAGAGATGCAGCTAAGGTTATCAAGACCATTGTTAGCGTCGTTGAGGCTTGTCACTCTCTTGGTGTTATGCATAGAGATCTTAAGCCTGAGAACTTCTTGTTTTCTTCTTCTGATGAAGACTCTTCTCTTAAATCTACCGACTTTGGCGTCTCTGTTTTCTGCGAACCAG ACACAACGTTTTCAGAACTTGTTGGAAGTGCCTACTATGTAGCACCTGAAGTTTTACTTAAGCATTACGGCCGTGAATGTGACGTATGGAGCGCTGGAGTTATCCTCTACGTTCTGTTATGTGGTTTTGCTCCTTTCGATGCTG GAACTGATAATGGGATCTTTAGAGAGATTCTACAGGGAAAGCTGGACTTTGAGACCGATCCTTGGCCTAGCATCTCAGAGAGTGCCAAGGATCTTATAAAGAAAATGCTGGAGAGCGATCCAAAGAAAAGGCTAACTGCTCATCAAGTCTTGT GTCACCCATGGATTGTGGATGATACGGTTGCTCCAGATAAACCATTGGACTTCGCAGTAGTTTCCCGCTTGAAAAGGTTCTCTGCAATGAACAAACTTAAGAAGATGGCTTTACGCGTAGTTGCAGAGAGACTATCTGAGGAAGAAATCGGTGGGTTGAAAGAACTGTTCAAGATGATAGACACAGACAACAGTGGGACAATCACTTTTGAAGAGTTGAAAGATTGTATCAGACGTGTTGGGTCAGAGCTTGTGGAATCAGAGATCCAAGAACTCTTGCACGCA GCTGATGTTGATGAAAGTGGAACAATTGACTATGGAGAGTTTTTGGCTGCGACAATCCACTTGAACAAGCTGGAGAGAGAGGAGAATCTAGTGGCTGCATTCTCTTTCTTTGACAAAGATTCAAGTGGCTGCATCACTCTGGAAGAACTCCAACAGGCTTGGAAGCAGTTTGGTATAAAAGATTCAAATCTTGATGAAATGATCAAAGACATCGATCGAGACGAT GATGGACTAATAAACTATGGAGAGTTTGTGGCAATGATGAGGAAAGGAAATGGCAATGTTGGGATCAGCCGGAGAACAATGAGGAACACTCTCAACTTTGAGAATTTTCTTCCTGAATGA